The Tubulanus polymorphus chromosome 1, tnTubPoly1.2, whole genome shotgun sequence genome contains a region encoding:
- the LOC141906795 gene encoding transcription initiation factor TFIID subunit 5-like — protein sequence MADDKPIAESTDAVKEDSTTDKQTLLAVLQFLKKNNLKETEEILRKECKLSDDDLSKDKEDQKDDVSQALAAYKSEGDPSLYADLYSSLKSYVDSSLDANRCELSLVLYPVFVHMYLELVYNDHESQAQEFFERFSKDQEEYYQEDIHKLSTVTKKQHMQGHELMDNFKTSKFVIRMSRESYSHLKRHLQESQQNKLFTFILEKIYIDVFDGNPRSKQQIDAVSGSMTGESLREANKVRVYYGLLKEPDINIPIEEDEEPPEEGSEKPKKKKPKKDPSVMKKAKNDPNAPPLTRIPIPDLKDADKLDKVNQFRESLKRVKLGPDCLPSVCFYTFLNAYQGVTSVDVSEDSSLLSAGFADSSIRVFTLTPNSLRKMKTSDELELIDKEADDVLERMMDNRTAEECKSLLGHTGPVYSTSFSRDKNYLLSSSEDGTVRLWSLLTWTNLVAYKGHNFPVWNAHFSPHGHYFASCGHDRIARLWITDHHQPVRIFAGHLSDVECIRFHPNCNYLATGSVDRTVRLWDVLSGQCVRVLTGHKGPVQCLCFSPDGRYLASAGVDKMVLLWDIANGNQIAQLKGHADVIYTLCFSREGSVLASGGIDCKVILWDVNKIFEEQDSEGIVNVPSTSMNEVQNYKIVTWPTKSSPVLHLHFTRRNLLLAGGPFVAPS from the exons ATGGCCGACGATAAACCTATAGCGGAAAGTACAGATGCGGTAAAAGAGGATTCAACTACTGATAAACAGACGCTTTTAGCCGTTCTTCAATTCCTTAAGAAGAACAATTTGAAG GAGACTGAAGAAATTCTTCGCAAGGAGTGTAAACTAAGCGATGATGATCTCAGCAAAGATAAAGAGGACCAGAAGGATGATGTTTCACAAGCTTTAGCTGCTTATAAAAG TGAAGGTGATCCATCACTTTATGCCGACCTCTACTCAAGCTTAAAGTCGTATGTAGATTCGTCATTGGATGCAAACCGG TGCGAGCTATCATTGGTGCTATATCCAGTCTTCGTGCATATGTACCTAGAACTTGTATACAATGACCATGAGAGTCAAG CTCAAGAGTTCTTTGAAAGATTTTCGAAAGACCAAGAAGAGTATTACCAGGAGGACATACACAAGCTATCCACCGTCACAAAAAAACAGCACATGCAGGGCCACGAATTGATGGATAATTTCAAAACGAGCAAATTTGTCATTCGAATGTCACGTGAATCCTACAGTCACCTGAAACGCCATCTACAGGAGAGCCAACAAAACAAACTTTTCACTTTTATCTTGGAGAAGATATACATCGACG TGTTTGATGGAAATCCTCGCAGTAAACAACAAATCGACGCAGTCTCGGGAAGCATGACTGGAGAATCTTTGAGAGAGG CCAATAAAGTCAGGGTTTACTATGGCCTGCTTAAAGAGCCAGACATCAATATTCCGATAGAAGAAGATGAGGAGCCACCAGAAGAAGGATCTGAAAAACCAAAG AAAaagaaaccaaaaaaagatCCTTCAGTAATGAAGAAAGCGAAGAATGACCCCAATGCTCCACCATTAACACGGATTCCAATCCCAGATTT GAAAGACGCTGATAAACTGGATAAAGTCAACCAATTTAGAGAATCACTGAAACGCGTTAAACTAGGACCTGATTGTTTGCCATCAGTTTGTTTCTACACATTTCTGAATGCATACCAAGG AGTAACATCCGTGGATGTAAGTGAAGACTCAAGTTTACTAAGTGCAGGATTCGCCGACTCGTCGATTCGAGTGTTCACTTTAACACCGAACTCTCtacgaaaaatgaaaacatccGATGAATTAGAACTGATCGACAAAGAAGCAG ATGATGTATTGGAACGGATGATGGACAACCGAACAGCTGAAGAGTGTAAATCACTGCTTGGTCACACTGGCCCTGTCTATTCAACATCATTCAGTCGTGATAAAAACTATTTGCTGTCATCGTCTGAAGATGGCACTG TTAGACTATGGAGTTTACTGACATGGACAAATTTAGTTGCTTATAAGGGACACAATTTTCCAGTTTGGAATGCGCATTTTAG CCCTCATGGACATTACTTTGCATCTTGTGGTCATGATAGAATTGCTCGACTATGGATTACAGACCATCACCAGCCAGTTCGGATCTTTGCCGGTCATTTGTCAGATGTCGAG TGCATCAGATTTCATCCAAACTGTAATTACTTGGCGACTGGTTCTGTGGATCGAACTGTACGTCTGTGGGATGTATTGAGTGGACAGTGTGTACGAGTACTTACAGGACACAAA GGTCCAGTACAGTGTCTTTGTTTTTCGCCTGATGGACGTTATTTAGCTTCAGCAG GTGTGGATAAAATGGTATTACTTTGGGACATTGCAAATGGAAATCAAATCGCTCAATTAAAGGGCCATGCAGATGTTATTTACACTCTGTGCTTTAGTCGAGAAGGCTCTGTTTTAGCATCAG GTGGCATTGATTGTAAAGTTATATTGTGGGATGTGAACAAAATCTTTGAAGAGCAAGACAGCGAAGGGATAGTGAATGTACCATCTACATCAAT GAATGAAGTACAAAACTACAAGATAGTAACATGGCCGACCAAGAGTAGTCCAGTATTGCATCTCCATTTTACAAGACGAAATCTACTGCTCGCTGGAGGACCATTTGTTGCCCCATCGTAA